One Spiribacter halobius DNA segment encodes these proteins:
- the istB gene encoding IS21-like element helper ATPase IstB, which yields MNPAQLERLGEHLHRLRLFKSQERLEALLQEAATRELSYADFLDQILGEEVAAKTAKNVTMRTNLARFPFVKGLAAFEFAYQPSLDRKQLTSLAACHFIEHGENVIILGPPGVGKTHLAVALGLEAIAHGYRVLFTTAAAMIATLTKALHEGKLDEKLKTYTVPRLLIIDEIGYLPIDRQGANLFFQLISRRYEKGPMILTSNQSFGAWGEVFGDRVIATAILDRVLHHAVTINIRGNSYRLKDKLKAGLVRTEEPAAETQQVGNFQ from the coding sequence CGGCTGTTCAAAAGCCAGGAACGCCTGGAGGCCCTGCTGCAGGAGGCAGCGACCAGGGAGCTCAGCTACGCCGACTTCCTCGATCAGATTCTCGGCGAGGAGGTCGCGGCCAAGACCGCCAAGAACGTCACCATGCGCACCAACCTCGCGCGCTTCCCGTTCGTGAAGGGGCTCGCCGCGTTCGAGTTCGCCTACCAGCCCTCGCTCGACCGGAAACAGCTCACGAGCCTGGCGGCCTGCCACTTCATCGAGCACGGCGAGAACGTCATCATCCTCGGCCCGCCCGGGGTGGGCAAAACCCACCTCGCCGTGGCCCTGGGGCTGGAGGCGATCGCTCACGGCTACCGGGTGCTGTTCACCACCGCCGCGGCCATGATCGCCACCCTGACCAAGGCGCTGCATGAGGGCAAGCTCGACGAGAAGCTCAAGACCTACACCGTGCCGCGGCTCCTGATCATCGACGAGATCGGCTACCTGCCCATCGACCGCCAGGGGGCGAACCTGTTCTTCCAGCTCATCTCCCGGCGCTACGAGAAGGGCCCGATGATCCTCACCTCCAATCAGAGCTTCGGCGCCTGGGGCGAGGTCTTCGGTGATCGGGTCATCGCCACCGCGATCCTCGACCGCGTGCTCCACCACGCAGTGACCATCAACATCCGGGGCAACTCCTACCGGCTCAAGGACAAGCTCAAGGCCGGGCTCGTCCGCACCGAGGAGCCGGCCGCCGAAACCCAGCAGGTGGGGAATTTTCAGTGA
- a CDS encoding IS1595 family transposase, producing MPMNRIQFQPGLSMPKFLRLYGQEWQCAAALEQARWPEGFRCPRCHGAAYSRVQGRTHTLFQCRGCRHQTSLIAGTVMQGTKLPLTVWFLAIYLLSQAKTGLSALALARQLGVSYPSAWLMHHKLMAAMAEREQRYRLAGHVQLDDAYLGGERCGGKSGRGSENKVAFLAAVSLSDEGHPLRTRLTPVATFTTEAVRRWAEASVVPGSTVSSDGLACFRGVTAAGCTHRPTVVAARKPSELPEFRWINTVLGNLKTSLSGCHHALGFRKYAARYLAAFAYRFNRRFDLAALPARLLVAAASCAPQPMRIIRAEAHC from the coding sequence ATGCCCATGAACCGCATCCAGTTTCAGCCCGGCCTCTCGATGCCCAAGTTCCTCCGGCTCTACGGGCAGGAGTGGCAGTGCGCGGCGGCCCTCGAGCAGGCACGCTGGCCGGAGGGCTTCCGCTGCCCGCGCTGTCACGGGGCGGCGTACAGCCGCGTGCAGGGGCGCACCCATACGCTGTTCCAGTGCCGCGGCTGCCGCCATCAGACCTCACTGATCGCAGGCACCGTGATGCAGGGCACCAAGCTCCCGCTGACCGTGTGGTTCCTCGCCATCTACCTCCTCAGCCAGGCGAAGACGGGGCTCTCGGCGCTCGCCCTCGCGCGCCAGCTCGGGGTGAGCTACCCCAGCGCCTGGCTGATGCACCACAAGCTCATGGCCGCCATGGCTGAGCGTGAGCAGCGCTACCGCCTCGCCGGCCACGTCCAGCTCGACGACGCCTACCTCGGCGGCGAACGATGCGGCGGCAAGTCCGGCCGGGGCTCGGAGAACAAGGTCGCCTTCCTCGCGGCCGTCTCGCTCAGCGACGAAGGCCACCCCCTGCGTACCCGCCTCACCCCCGTGGCGACGTTCACCACCGAGGCGGTGCGGCGCTGGGCCGAGGCGAGCGTGGTGCCCGGCAGCACGGTCTCCTCGGACGGCCTGGCGTGCTTTCGCGGCGTCACCGCCGCCGGCTGCACGCATCGCCCGACGGTGGTAGCCGCGCGCAAGCCGAGCGAACTGCCCGAGTTCCGCTGGATCAACACCGTGCTCGGCAACCTCAAAACGAGCCTCTCTGGCTGTCACCATGCCCTCGGCTTTCGCAAGTACGCCGCGCGCTATCTCGCGGCGTTCGCCTATCGCTTCAACCGCCGCTTCGACCTCGCCGCCCTGCCGGCGCGGCTGCTCGTCGCCGCCGCCAGCTGCGCACCGCAGCCAATGCGAATCATACGGGCTGAGGCTCATTGCTAA